One genomic segment of Theobroma cacao cultivar B97-61/B2 chromosome 6, Criollo_cocoa_genome_V2, whole genome shotgun sequence includes these proteins:
- the LOC18596286 gene encoding uncharacterized protein LOC18596286, which yields MVKVGKLTKLKSAIKRWPSFTKLTRSSSAIAAAEPEDKAIPRDLHAVYVGKSRRRYLVGSEIICHPLLQELIDRSSGGDGNDDGGGEVVVSCEVVLFEHLLWMLENDGAQLGSMEELVDFYTC from the coding sequence ATGGTAAAAGTTGGGAAGCTGACAAAGCTCAAGTCTGCGATTAAAAGATGGCCATCTTTTACGAAGCTCACTCGCAGCAGCAGTGCCATAGCGGCTGCAGAACCCGAAGACAAGGCAATTCCGAGAGATCTTCATGCAGTTTATGTTGGAAAGTCGCGGCGGAGGTATCTGGTAGGGTCTGAGATCATCTGCCATCCTCTGCTACAAGAGCTCATTGATCGGTCCTCCGGCGGTGATGGTAACGATGATGGTGGTGGAGAAGTTGTGGTTTCTTGCGAGGTTGTTTTGTTTGAGCACTTGCTTTGGATGCTTGAGAACGATGGGGCTCAGTTGGGGTCCATGGAAGAGCTGGTTGACTTCTACACCTGCTaa